ctctgtctctttctttctctctctctctctgtctctttctttctctctctctctctgtctctttctttctctctctctgtctctttctttctctctctctctctctctgtctctttctttctctctctctgtctctttctttctctctctctgtctctttctttctctctctctctctctctctctttctttctctctctctgtctctttctttctctctctctgtctctttctctctctctctctctctctctctctctctctctctctctctcacacacacacacacacacacacacacacacacacacacacttcttaaCCCACAGTTTTACCTAGTAGACCTTCCATTGTTTCACATTCCACTTTCTTCAGATCATTTCCCCCATCCTTGCCTTTTCTCCTCATTCCTTTGCCTGCTCAGGGCTCCATTCCTCTAGCTTACCTTTGGTCAAGAAGGCACTGAAGCTCCACCTTTGAAAACAAATTAACTACATAAGACCCAGGTGTAGGCACTAGCTAACATAACTTCAGGGCAGTTAGTGCTTTTGTTGAGGTGGTGGGGGTGCTTGTCTTCGAGGGGTTTTACAGACTTCTGTGTGAATGCCTGGCTAGCTACTTTGTAGTACCAACTGCCCTTTTGAAAATCAACAGGTAGGGGGCTGATACCAGCATCTCTAATATGACTTGTGTGGTGTGTGCTTGTACTGAATGACCCAGGTTTGGGGAAGAATTTAGAGATGCAATGGGTGAGGAGGGAGATTGCCAGATGGTGATGGAAATACTTTACCTCTGTGTACTTAGGGATAAATAgtgatattttaaatatcttaCTGGCTTCCCCTCATTAAAAATGCCATTCCCaggaatatttctttgtttaGAAATGAGGGTATATAATATTTTCAGAATAACATGAATAGCATCAACATGAATTGAGTATATGTATTTGTAAATCATATGTACAGTTCTTTAGGAAGCCTTAATTTTCCCATTTAGAGTCATTTTCAGTTGATCTTTTACTTCTATATAATCCATTAATGTTATACACGTTATACTGCCCTGTTCATATGAAGGTCTTAATAATTGTTTGAATTAAACTTTCAGAGAAGGTTAATTGctatagaaaagaaatgaatgtgttatttaataattctatccATTACCAATTCAGATTTGCCATGGTGTAATAATTCTGAGACTAAAGCTATTTCATCTTGGATTTGAGGGAGAtgtagagggagaaaggaaggatgagcaaaaagggagaaatagacCATTATTATTTTGTGGAGGTTTAATTCTACTCCCATTTCTAAGGTTTTTTGTCTTCCAGTgtcctctttttgttttgttttctctcttctgtctattcttttccccaaagtGAAGGAACACTTAGTCCATCTGGTTTGGTTGATGAAGCCATTCCTCTCCACCTGAGTTCCAAGAAGGTTACCTTATTTATGTAGGCTATCATATTAAAAGAGATGTGCTCTTTTGAGGGGGCTTGACTTAAGGCAAGGAACCAAATTACCTAATGTCCTTTGTATCCTTTGAGTCCTTAGGTCCCAGGTTCTCAACTTCCAAACTTCTCTTCCTAAATAAAGCCCTTTCCCTGTTCAATTGAGTTCCATTTTCCACTATTGGCTCCTATCTAAGAAACAAGAAGAAACCCCCAcgaagagattaaagaaaagtcATAGTTTCTAATGGGTTAAAACACCCATTCAGTTTCAAAGGTTACACTTCTAAGTTTGACTGTTAATGGGTCTCCTTAGATTGCCTTGctgcttctccccctcccccaattttttGCAGCTGGAGGTGATATCTTTCTTATTTGCTCTCCTAGTACCTTATATTTTCCTAAGGAAGTTATGTCTAAGGTGCACTTTTGTGTAAAACATAAATCTGGGCATTGTACATTTTGTAGGGTTGTGCTAGCATCcttactagattataaactctctGAAGGTAAGACAGAGCCATAAATTGCCATGTGGAAACAAAGATTAGTGTCAGCTAAGAACCATGCATTTAGGATGCCTCTAATAAAATTTTGGGAATGAGCCGAATCTGCTTCTTTTGCAGTAGCATATGAAACCAAGAAATGTTGGATTGTCAAGAATCACTTTTGATGTATTTtcactgaaaaatattttgaaacaagGAAGGACAAAATTTATTTGTTAGAACTTTTCCACTTCAGGAGAAATTATGTTCTGTCTCCAGGGAGAATTTTAAACGAGGAAGGTGAATGTTTCTTTCTTCCCTTgagcctcccccccaccccaaccttgCATTCTTTGGGGGTAGGAGAATGGTTTGAGTCTGAAGAACGTTCTTAACGTCTGccctttaatttatttagaaaaaaagtaaCCAACATTTCTCAATTGGGAGAGTAGTGTCTTCATCTTCCCTGGCACCACAGATTACAATACATTTATTGATGGCAGGTGCTTGTAGTGTATAATGGGAACAGGCGTAGAGAGGGGAAAATAAAGAACTTCTTAATTTTGGCAAGAACGGAATTTTCATCGACTTAACACTGTGGCGTTCACTcccgcccctccccccatccAAGTGCCTACTGCCTTGCCCATCTCAGCGAGAATTGAAGTTCACTTGTTTTCTGCGGAGGATTTTGGAAAAAGTCCGGTTCCTCCTTCCCCAAGCcaatgagagagaagagataagggAGTGGGGGTAGGTTGGGAGGTGATTAGCGCTGATATTTTCTTCATCCTCTCGCTACCTTGCCCCCTCCCCACACCCAGAACCTTCAAGAGGAAGGAACCAGAAGTTTGGAGCACCTGTGACGATAGGCTCCTGGAGAAGGCGTGATTACTCCAAGTATTCCCTCATCTAAGGTGATATTGGAAAAACAAAACGAATGTAATtttaggagggaagaggataCCTTGAGAGGGATACAAATTGTTGAAACTTGTGAGGTAAAGAATTTGTaactgggggtggtggtggtggtatagaggttaaaacaaaattattaaaaatacattttattgatttttctaatCACATTTCATGTTTTCCATGTCCTATCTGTGTTCGAATACTGAAACGTCTTATAGAACTGTTACCAGGTGATACCAACgtttaatcaaattaattttcctgGTAATTATCTAAATATTTCCCCCTTTTACAATTTTTCTTAAGACAAATGGAATAGTATTTTCTATTTACATCTTAGaatcttttaactttttctttttccttttcttactttttcCTATGTATGAAAATTTCCTAAAAGGCAATGATTTGAACTAGTAAAATGTTTACTGTACATTTTACAGTACACACAGTACGGTACAGGTTTCAACTCTTGATTTCTCTATGAAGATTGCTATTTCAACAAATATAAATCTGATGCTTAAATGGGAAATTTAATCATGAGGTGCATGATTAGGAGACATTTTAAAATGGTTTCAGcaatgaagaaacagaaggaaaggattgagAATTGTGCCCTCACTTGGTACAGAAAAAGGTCAGGGAATTCCCTTAAGGCAGTTGAGAGAATTAGGAAGATACATCATTTCTTGGCTAATCCcttgcctttttttcctctccttttccatttttccagatTCAGCTGCTGtggacttttatttttcttgggaggTATTACTTATACTTTACCCCAGTAAAATAAACTTGGGAATTACTTTAAATCACAGATTAAAGAAATATGTATGGCAAATAGTATTCTGTTAAAGCTTTAGTTTTAAAGAAGCATGTGGTTAGTTTTTagagtttttggttttgttctgttttaggAATATTACATTGAGTATGGGCAAAACCTGAAACTAATAAGAGTGTTAGCATTTCTAGGTAAGAGAACTGATGACCTATTATTGGGCCATTGGCTTTTTGATCCTGccaatttaaaaaactatttcttCCAATCAGATACTGTGGAACAGACACTGCAAAGACTGTAAACTGCCTACTTTGTTCCATTTCATGTTTGAAAACAGTAATGCTCTCACCTCTAATGTATTACTCATCTCTAGTCAAATCTGAATATCTAACTAATTTTTCATTAACAGACCTGTGTAAAGACATGGAGAAATTGGAAAGCCCAGACAAAGAAATTGAGTCAGTTAAGGCTAAAATTGAAGAGAATCAGAAGAAGGTTTCAAAGTATGCTTTTAAATGTCAAAGTACTGTTGCTTCTTTCTTGTGGAATGACTCTCACTATGGAAAAAATAGTCCTGAAAATGATGGACTCCCAAAAGAGTATGATAAAGAAGAAGTAAGAAGCAACAACTATCAATCAGAGTCCAGAAAATATGTCAAAGACCACAGAAGTCCAGCAGCTGATCTTGAAAATGATCCTTTCCTCGATTATTCTGCAGGTTTGGTTAATACAGCTAAAGGAAAGCaggataaaatagagaaaaagctaTTTTTGAATTCTACAAAGCCTGGACTTGAAAATTGGAAGGAGTACCCCAAGAAACAAAGAAGCTTTCTTGCTCCTATAAAACTTGAAATAAATCTAGAGTCTGATGATGATGATCTTATAATTGATGAAGCACCACTTGTTCCTGTTTCCAGGAAATCTAGAATAATTAAAAGGTACAAAATTTGCAATATGGATGATAACATTCATATTCCTCCACCAGAGGAGGGAAATCTTATAAATAGTGATACAGGCTTAACTTCTTTgatcagagaggaaagagaattacaggaagaaacaaacaacaaGAACCCAGAACAATTTGAAAAGCCCCATAAAACTGCAACAGTAATTCAAAATGCAGGTTTACAATGTATTAACCAAGGTTCCAAAATTGAAAATCTTATCAATCaagacaaaataaatgcatttatttcaaaagaaaatacagagaaaCAAGTCCCGTTTGAAATGTACAAAGCTGACTACCCAAAGgatgaaaatgttttgaaaagaaCCTATAATGGTCATAAGAAACCAGTGGAGTGCCACCATTCACTAAAGGTACCCCAAATATCTTACTCAGAAAGTTTTTCAAAGGGCAAAATTATGTCTATGAAAGACACACACAAGAAACCAGATGAAGATAAAGttgaatatatacaaagaaaagtaagctataaaaaaatggaaaatgcatCTTTTGCCATATCTTATATTTCCAAACCATCATATTTAGTTGATTTGGTTTCTGGAAAGACAGATACCCTGAATTCTTATGACCATCTAAGTAAttatgataaaaatggaaaaatcaacTGTAACCTTGAAGAGAGCGAAGTAATTGTGATAACTTCTTCAGAATCTTCTGATTCAGATGACCCAGTGGAGGAATGTCTTCAAGTTTTCAATGAATTTACTGAAAGCACAAcacagaaggaagagaataataaACAGGTAAatgtttttcccctccccttcctttttattccttgctCATTTTAAGCATGCATGAGACTTATTCTAATTGATAAGCTCAAGCTCAAATTTTTGATTAAGCCAGTAAACTCATTCTTGTGTCTTGTTCTTCTTTATAGATGAATAGATATAGACACTTTAAACTCAGAGATATGGAATTATCCCTGAAATTGTGAAGAGTTTTACATCTATATATGATTTCTGGTTGTGATGACCTCAAATTTATCTAGCTCTATTTGTGGTCACCCAGTTGTGAGGTCCTTGAAGGTCAGACCATAATATATATGAGCTTTAAAACTAACTTCATAACAATAGATTCATTTATAGAAGAAACTGGATGTCAATACATTGTCAGATTTAAGGACTAGAATTCTATAAATCTATAACAAGATCAGTTTTCTTTCTTAGGAAGATAGTTAATTACCTTCTCCTCCCCAACAATCTGAGcccaaacattaaaaaatgttgatttttgTAGAGAATGATTTATCCTAATTACTGTTATTTTTGATAGTTTTTAGGAAAACACATGGAATCAAGTACAATGGATTTGAAAACTGTTTTAACTCCTGGGCCAAAGAAGAGAATTGCACATACTGCAAAACTCAATgtgagatttttttctgaaaaaaaatttttttaactttttatatcTTGATTTATATTACAAGGAAGTACTTTAACATCTTATATAGTGTCATAGGTctaagatgcttaataaaatgcaGGGGGTTGCTAAGTAGTATAGTGGATTGAatattggacctggaatcagaaaaatctcAGTAAAAAGCCTATCTCAGAAGTCCTTACTAGCTGGATGCCTCTGGGTATATTACTTTATATGACTTTCACACcattccccatctgtaaaatagggataacatgATCAACAATCACAGAGTTTTTGTGATGTTCAAATGAAAGCACATATATAAAACCATTCTGCAAACAATAATGCACATTGTAAAAGGCTATTGATTTTCCTTAAAGTTAAACTTTTTAGTAAAATGACgttttcatttttaagttaaaatgcaTCAGCTTGTAAGTGAAAATAATAGTTTTTTTGTGTCTGGAGcaaaaaagagctagaaaaacaATGTAATTTCTGTTAAGTTAGAAATATAACTTTTCATAATAATGAAcaaaactttatatttttattcagtgCTGGATAAAAGATTGTATGTAGAATACTTGTGTCAGAGAGAAAAGACTTTTCCTACTAAGCTAGGGTGTTTGTTTGACTAGATAATCTTTAAAAACCCAACAACTAGATCTTTGTTCGAGCAGAACAATTTTCTCAACAGTGAGATTCTCACAATCTGAAGCCAAGAAGTAAATGATAACCAATCAGAATTGAAAGATTTGTATTCTCAACCTCTCTTCAAGGACTTGTCTGCAACATAACTTCCTCTATCCTCAACCTTCAGTACTTCCTATCCTGTCTCACTCCCTATCAGTCTCTAAGGAAAATTCCCAGgagaaatcacacacacacacacacacacacactcactcactctctaAATATTCCACCATACCCATTCATTCCTCACCTAGATTATCTTGTGATTGTTAGGTGGGGTAATACCAGGGAAATAAAACATCTAtgtttctccttttgttttgGGTGAGTCAGAGAGAGCAGGATACTAGGGGTTGTGTGACTCATAACATCATAACCCTTAAAACCATCTCTTCCAGATTTCCCTTTTATTGTTAAgagcatcatcatcatccttcAAGTAGAGTGTCATCTTTGATTCCTCACTTTCCATCCTTCCATGAGTCCAGTCTTCTTGCTTATTCTTACACATGAAAACAATGTCACCTTCTCTACTCACAAAGGTCTCCCCACTTCTACCTTTCCGTTATGTAGACatcaaaatgactttcctaaaggACAATACCTACAGCACTCCCCTACTCAAGCTCCTTTTTGATTCTAacatcaaatattatttaatcacAATCTTATCTctttataatttctatttctggTATGTTTCACAATTATGTAATTATTAgtgagggatatatatatatatatatataatttataaatgcaCAAATACTAGGGATGTGTGCTCAAACTTTTTCTTAATAAGGATGCTTATATCAACCAAGTTTTGAGAATACTGTTGCCTGGACAGCTaatgttaatattattttccttcaattaCAGGTAACCTCTTTCTAGAGCAAAGAGTTCTTTTTGTCTCCCTAAATCTTTCTGTCTTCATAAAAActtttaagatagaagggaaagggctaggcaaatgtatgttaaatgacttacacagggtcCTGAGAATTGAATTAGCttttgctttgttctttttggtgtgtgtgtgtgtgtgtgtgtgtatgtgtgtgtgtgtgtgtgtgtgtgtgtgtagtttctTTGCCTGCCACATTACAAAGCAAACtcattgaatttggagtccactaaaaaacaatttttcttcATGTGAATTAGCTTTATAACTAGTGATAGATTTGTAGTTTCACTTCTCCTGTCTTATACTTCCAAAATGGATTTATCAACCCAAGTCTAAGTTTTTATGTCTATTAAATTGCATTATATTTGATTTAGTATTTTGTAATCACCCTTATAGCCCTCATTTGATCAAGAATTCTTCAGAGGGGGCAGCTGTATGGCTCAGTcaaatgacttgggttcaaatgtggcctcaaacacttcttctctatgtgaccttggacaagtcgtTTAActctaattacctagcccttaccaatcttctttcttagaactgatactaaaaaagaagataagggttttatttttaatttttaatttttaaaacccttaccttctgtcttattggttctaaggcagaagaatgaaaatCCCagataagggtttttgttttttgttttgttttaaaaaaagaacttgtgggaggcctagagacaggaggtcccgggttcaaatttgagctcagacacttcccagctatgtgacccagggcaagttacttaacccccattgcctagcacttaccactcttctgccttggaaccaatgcacactattgactccaagacagaaggtaagggtttaatttaaaaacaaacaaataaataagagagaggaaaaaaagaacttgtcTTAGATATAACTTTGAAAGATATGTTGTcttctaatattttaattatgtgaCCACTAATATTCTGACCACCTGCTCATTTTAAGGTTATTCTGCCTCAATTATTGTTTATGCTTCTGCATAAGCTGGAGGGTAGAGGGGCATTCCTCAAcccttctcatttccttttttaggagGAAAACCAGCCAGTATTTTGAGTATAGATAGCAATCACTTGGCTGTAGCAGAAATGTAGGCATCACACTCTCTTACTTAGGTCATGAAACTTTACCTGCTCTTCGTACTTAGCAGAAGTGAGATCCTTCACCCTTTGTTGCTAGTAGTACTTCTGGCTTATGgagagtcttttttaaaaaatttatttatttaattaattaatttagaatatttttccatggttacatgattcatgttctttccctcctctccttccttccccctcctgtagccaacaagcaattccactgggttttacatgtatcattgatcaagacctatttccatattattaatacttacaatagagtgattatttggaatctacatccccaatcatatccccatcaaaccatgtgatcaagcaaatgtttttcttctgcatttctactcccacagttctttctcttaggtctctcagaattgtcctggattgctgctagtagagaagtaaattacattcaattgtgccacagtgtatcagtctctgggtacaatgttctcctggttctactcctctcactctgcatccattcctggatgttgttccagttcccatggaattcctccactttattattcctttgggcacaatagtattctatcaccaacatataccataattggttcatccattccccaattgaagggcatcccctcattttccaattttttgccaccacaaacccttattatctctttggggtacaaacccagcagtgctatggctggatcaatgggcaggcagtcttttaaagacctttgcaCACAGTTcaaaattgcctttcagaatggttggatcagttcacagttcgactagcaatgcattaatgtcccaattttgccacatcccttcttATGGAGGTTCTTAACTCTGGAGTTCTCACTCTGctcattttctcactttcttagCACCTTGATGGACATACTcaatttcctttctcttgtcTTACTAATTTCTTGCCATATTCCAAAGTCCTCACTCTCCAGGACTCTAGCCCTTTGGAAACTATACCTATGTTCTTTTGTTGTACTAAGCTCTTATTCTCTTACCAACCACCTTCTCAAAGCAAGTCTGTTTACTTTTCTATGACTTTTTAGCATTCAATTTTTCTCTTGTTCCCCTTTCCCCCAAATCCAATTTTTTGGCCGCCTTTACAATTTCAAAACCTTTCACATTCTCTCTcacaattccttctttttttatgtcaagtcattcacccacatGGCCTTAAAGTAAAATCCAGTGAAGGATTTTAGGGTCCCTACTTCTTCTCCAACTTGTTAGTTTGAAATTATTTACCCTCTGACCTCTCAATAAATAACAACGATGATAACAAGAATAGTTCCCCTTCTTATCATGCCTTAACGTATACAACATGTTTTCCTTATAACAATTGTGCTGCTTCTCATGGCTCCAGTTTTAGTTGTAAAAAATCTCCCTAATAAACTGTTAGCACCTTGAGGATAAAGACCATTTTTTATTAATCTTTATACCTCTATTCAGCAATTAAAACAAATGACTTGTACGTAGGTATTTGGTAATGTTTGAGTTGTTGAATCTGTGTCTACTTCTGATATAGGTACCGGCCACCAAAAGAATCATCAATCCATTCCAAGGAAGAAATCTTCATGTACAGCAACAAGCAATGCAGATAACAACCACTACCaaaagagggaaagcatttgTTGCTGCTACATCTAAACAGAAGAAACATCCTGTTGCATATGGATCTTCTCAGCACCCAAGTACAGGTATAATgagtttgtattttttgtttaagaaatgggatgttattttttttgtaaacacGACAGATAGAAACCATCTTAACAGCCAAATGTTGCCTTTCATACTTTTGCatcaatgttctttttttaaagtttaatatgCTTAAATTTAGATATTTACTTCATCTAAATGCAGTTTAGCCTTTAAATGAAAAGTGAGAGATAAATACtagtttgtttaatttttattctattttggggTTTATGGGCTTTGAGatataaagtaatatttttaaaacctatctgaattctttgttttttattttattttattttaaacctttactttcttacttggaatcaatactatgtattggtcccgaggcagaagaatggtaagggctaggtaatagtggtcaagtgacttgcccagggtcacacagccaggaagtgtctgagaccagatttgaacctagcacctctcatctctgggcctgacttttaatccactgagccactcagctgccccctttttgtctttttaaattagatttttacAGATATTTTTGGATTGCctagattttttccatttctcttcttttctctcctaaagAACCATTCTTTAGAaaacagactttttaaaaaaagagtaaaaaaaatagcaaaactgATAAATATGTTGAAAAACCCTGACTAACATCATATATAATACCATGGAAACTTCCACAAAGGAGTAACAGGAGGTATCTTCCCATGCCTCCTCTGTAATAAGATTCTCTACCTTTTAGGGTTGTTTTAATGTTTATATTAggtaatactttttttaaatgcttagcaGAGTGACTGCATAAGGCAGGCATTTAATaatgcttcttccctccttcctgttTCCCTTTGGGACCAAGTTCTTTAATATTTTGCAACATTTATTGTCTATTGCTTTGTTTACATTTGTCATAGTGGTCTATGATTTTCATGGTTCaatttgcttcactttgcattagttcatgtaagtctcatatttgccatttcttacatcacagtaatattctattatgttTATTGTTTAGCCATTTTGCAATTGATGGGTACCTACTTGGTTTTTAGTTCTTTGCAAACACAAAAAGTTCTGTTATAAACATATTGGCATATATTGAGCCTTTTTTTCTCCAGTAACTTCCTTGGGGAGGGGTATATGTACTCATACTAGAATCTTTGGATATAAATGTTTTGGCTGCTTATacttgcataattctaaattatttctaGAGGGCAGTTCTAATTCACAGGTCCATCTACAGTTCATTAGTGTGCCTGTCTTTTCACAAGTTCTCTTATGTTGACTGTTCTCATCTTTTGTCATTTGGTTAATTTGCTAAGGGCAAACTGAagcctcagaattgttttcatttgacaCTCACTTTATTAGTGATTAGAGGTATTCATTCTTATGGTAGTTAATAGCTTGCctttcttttaagaactgtttattcatatcccttgatacTTGCAtgcttttttaaacatttacttaaaaaaaagaaataatcattttGCTTCAAATACTATAAATTTGCTGCTTCAGCAAACATTAATAATCCATGTGATCTCTAATCTtatgagagagaaaaggcacaGCCAGGCATCTGAACTTtgttgaaaagtaaaaaaaagaaaatttcaaaatattttatgcattttttcattatgtattttttgttttaggtTCTCATAACTGGTCAGAACCTTCACCAGCTGTGGCAGATAGTACTCATTTTAATGAGTTCCTTTCAGAAGAAACCTTTTTAACAATACCATCTAGACCAACTCTTCCTGCAAAAAATATTATTCCTTTGTCTGCTAAGGTACTGTAAAGTCAACATACCAGAATATTGACGCTTATTTCTATAATGTGCTATCTGTGTTTACTACTTATGTGGAAATAGTAATGTTTAGAAATTAAATGTagttaaaaattatacttaagcACTTCAAAGATCACAGTGCAATGAACTTGTGCTTCTTGTAGTGtgagtatatgtaaatatacactcATGCTTGTgcatacatagacacacacatatatatatatatatacagctttttatatcattttcatttccaaatgtaaCCTTCTGCCTTGTCTAGTCAGCTATCCCTTGTAGAAATAGTGAAgaaaacaattcagcaaaacaTCTGACCCAACCTCCAAGTTTAATAGAATAATTATGTTCCCTATCTGTAATATGCCATCTcttcaaagaagggagaaagatgcATTTCTCTTGTCTTCTCAGAGGTCAAGCCTGAGCATAAATTTCATTACAAGATACAAAATCTGTTGAGCATGACCCTAAGCAATATTATTTATCTTAGACATAGAAATATTATTAGATTTTTTCACTGAGTCCCAAAATTTGTAAAAAGCCAATTTgcagttcttttttccccttgttctgTCAATTAGGGGCTCTAAGAACTTTGATGGAACTTAGCCTTCAAACAGTATTTTTTGacagtttatattttgtatttttatccctaaTTGGTAAATAATGATGAGTATAATGTTACAGCCAATGCCTGCATTTTGTGTAAATTTCTTTCTGCCAGTGGCTAttgcttctttttctctgatAGAACAGTAGTTTTTTGAGCATTCCATAGCAGAGAATTGTTCATGAAAAAGGAAGATTTATCATTCTGAACTTCTTTCAGCGTCGCAAGAGGAAAAGCCTGCTGAAATTTCAATATATCTGTGTTCAGTCCCTTAGTGGGAGGCTTAAGAGCTTGTTCTTcaataaatgaaatagatgaactTATTCCAGAATACCTCCAATCTGTTATGGATGTAGAAAAGCAAAACTAAACAAACCGAGTTACTTGATGTTTGATGTTCATTACCTTAAAGTTAGGTTCTTCAAATTTAGGAAGGATGCAGAATTTGATAAAACACACTTATTTTCAGTATTCAAACAATGTGAAAGATAAAAAACTATATTATAGATAAATTTATTGGTTGTTAGCATAGGAATAGATCTGTggaaggattttttctttttgtaattactttttcatttttatatgaactttgcaaacattatttcttcttttatttttttaaaatcccttaccttctgtcttagaatcaatctgtgtatttgttccaaggcaaaagagcagtaaggacaaggcaatgggagttaagtgacttgcccagggtcacacagctaggaagtatctgaggccagatttgaaataaggacctcctggctctcaattcactgagccacccagctgtcccccattaTTAT
The window above is part of the Monodelphis domestica isolate mMonDom1 chromosome 7, mMonDom1.pri, whole genome shotgun sequence genome. Proteins encoded here:
- the LOC100023289 gene encoding RNA exonuclease 1 homolog isoform X3, encoding MEKLESPDKEIESVKAKIEENQKKVSKYAFKCQSTVASFLWNDSHYGKNSPENDGLPKEYDKEEVRSNNYQSESRKYVKDHRSPAADLENDPFLDYSAGLVNTAKGKQDKIEKKLFLNSTKPGLENWKEYPKKQRSFLAPIKLEINLESDDDDLIIDEAPLVPVSRKSRIIKRYKICNMDDNIHIPPPEEGNLINSDTGLTSLIREERELQEETNNKNPEQFEKPHKTATVIQNAGLQCINQGSKIENLINQDKINAFISKENTEKQVPFEMYKADYPKDENVLKRTYNGHKKPVECHHSLKVPQISYSESFSKGKIMSMKDTHKKPDEDKVEYIQRKVSYKKMENASFAISYISKPSYLVDLVSGKTDTLNSYDHLSNYDKNGKINCNLEESEVIVITSSESSDSDDPVEECLQVFNEFTESTTQKEENNKQFLGKHMESSTMDLKTVLTPGPKKRIAHTAKLNVPATKRIINPFQGRNLHVQQQAMQITTTTKRGKAFVAATSKQKKHPVAYGSSQHPSTGSHNWSEPSPAVADSTHFNEFLSEETFLTIPSRPTLPAKNIIPLSAKPTKNKAFKRKRKPMTWEYTAKVPNEMRERYVSFFIEEYLKICKTTDEAFHKALIEEKAIYKRSSIKNIYLNIAVNALKKLRDQALTGVILYRHLKKYLLTEDQLNENNYPQPNPEKPGCAVLKNGITKSVMMDGLRKICCRCGKIYHVTPEGKYTSLEECNYHFGTVVRHKVPGGSETQYSCCEGIIGSPGCQTAKLHVHNDHKENLEGFVKTSVKLPPPDGNPGVFAVDCEVCYTSKGLELVRVTVVDPSLQVVYDTLVKPENEIIDYNIRFSGVAEDDLKNTNVSLQDVQAILLNLFSADTILIGHSFEKDLLALKLIHNTVIDTSILFPHRLGLPHRRALKNLIADYLRRIIQNNVGGHSPSEDAIACMELILWKVKDDVKGKK